The following are encoded in a window of Onthophagus taurus isolate NC chromosome 3, IU_Otau_3.0, whole genome shotgun sequence genomic DNA:
- the LOC111423389 gene encoding putative nuclease HARBI1, translating to MQKKKRRKGRAWVKPWIGRRPTLGSSAKLLPELAAEDSASYKNHLRMTKQNFDILLDCVTQRIIKMDTHMRDALTPQLKLEVTLRYLATGDSFASMQYLYRVPKCTISNFIPEVCQAIYDALKDFIKVSSSEQEWKNIIQGFSTRWNFPNCAGALDGKHIILRSPFHSGSEFYNYKGTFSIILLALVDDQYCFEYIDVGANGTASDGGVFSKSSLKSAIENNLLKLPPNTVFVGDDAFPF from the exons ATGCAGAAAAAGAAACGAAGAAAAGGTCGTGCCTGGGTTAAACCATGGATTGGTCGTCGACCTACTTTGGGTTCTTCTGCAAAACTTTTACCAGAACTCGCAGCAGAAGATTCTGCAAGCTATAAAAACCATTTACGAATGACGAagcaaaattttgatattcttCTGGATTGTGTGACGCAAcgtattataaaaatggatACCCACATGAGAGATGCGTTAACACCACAATTAAAATTGGAAGTAACATTAAGATATCTCGCAACAGGAGATTCTTTCGCTTCAATGCAATATTTGTATCGTGTCCCAAAATgcacaatttcaaattttatccCTGAAGTTTGCCAAGCCATTTATGATGCGTTAAAAGACTTTATTAAG GTGTCAAGCTCTGAACAAGAATGGAAGAATATTATTCAAGGATTTTCCACACGGTGGAATTTTCCAAATTGTGCTGGAGCTTTAGATGGAAAGCATATTATATTACGAAGTCCTTTCCATTCAGGCTCAGAATTTTACAACTACAAGGGAACGTTCAGTATTATACTCCTTGCATTAGTTGATGACCAATACTGTTTTGAATATATAGATGTGGGTGCAAACGGAACAGCATCTGATGGAGGGGTATTTTCAAAAAGCAGTTTGAAGAGTgcaatagaaaataatttactgAAGCTTCCCCCAAATACCGTGTTTGTAGGTGACGATGCTTTTCCCTTTTAG